One window of Trichoderma breve strain T069 chromosome 3, whole genome shotgun sequence genomic DNA carries:
- a CDS encoding actin domain-containing protein has protein sequence MVGKVSERVLLREGLERTDNGMKLTSWPDVTPINQKNYYTDYMKRDDQVLALRLQSDATRDRLVQSARDRDRALSKPANGELPLPLPDLGEEDGAATPSGGMDPSRVIVIHPGSQNLRIGFASDALPKTIPTTLATKFPQTESEMYEALPRRQFEAKTTDQQYGEEWSKKYQKMCNDLKVEMRANKRKVLPNSKELVQTFNRRTEAEIIQRHNDVLEVEWTDIEKLEDPESLASCFIGSEALRVPDDSNPKFKLWWPIQQGYWNEDGYTSQEHLYDDFETLLDKALRQELGLKTNSEWQQYSCVFVIPDLYDKKYVEQVLRSCMTWFEFSRVCFIQESMAATFGAGYTQACVVDVGAQKTAVTCVEDGLCIDDSRINLKYGGYDITETFIKMMLYDNFPYQEINLRRRYDFLLAEELKAKHCTMSQANISVQLFNFHVRAPNQPTRKYAFKTYDEVILAAMGVFEPSIFDNSTKLRGRRKLVERSYNAYDVDIPDDPSSAAQLAILALSQPEVSTPSKEKPSFNFLSTKAETATGTPMASHAGSPAPEGANTPVPPPYVFGANKDGVNGDSPAPGSIRAAGTPVPGQSQSTQPPPGMFVDAAARGSKDLATERDEVLPLAPLDIAILTSIHNAAKGDEKKVRDLLGSIMVIGGGAKVPQFTVVLEERLKALKPDLSDRILVSRSARDMDEQVVTWKGASVFAKLSTNDSWITPFEFERLGARTLHHKVLWAW, from the exons ATGGTCGGCAAGGTCTCCGAGAGGGTGCTCCTCAGAGAGG GGCTGGAGAGAACCGACAATGGCATGAAATTGACGTCGTGGCCTGATGTTACCCCCATCAACCAGAAGAATTACTACAC AGATTATATGAAAAGGGATGACCAGGTCCTTGCGCTGCGACTCCAAAGCGATGCGACTCGCGACAGACTAGTACAGAGCGCCCGAGATCGCGATCGCGCTCTTTCAAAGCCTGCTAATGGCGAGCTACCCCTACCACTGCCAGATCTCGGCGAAGAGGATGGAGCGGCCACTCCCTCAGGTGGAATGGACCCATCGAGGGTAATTGTTATTCACCCCGGAAGCCAAAACCTACGCATTGGATTTGCGAGCGACGCCCTCCCCAAGACTATCCCGACTACGTTGGCAACCAAATTCCCCCAGACCGAGTCCGAGATGTACGAGGCCTTGCCCCGACGTCAGTTCGAGGCTAAGACCACGGATCAACAATATGGAGAAGAGTGGTCCAAGAAATATCAGAAAATGTGCAACGATCTAAAGGTTGAAATGCGTGCCAACAAGCGAAAAGTGCTTCCCAATTCCAAGGAGTTGGTACAGACCTTTAACCGTCGTACCGAAGCCGAGATCATCCAGAGACACAATGACGTTCTGGAAGTTGAATGGACAGATATAGAAAAGTTGGAGGACCCAGAGTCACTGGCATCTTGCTTCATCGGGAGCGAAGCGCTGCGAGTCCCCGACGATTCAAACCCAAAGTTCAAGCTGTGGTGGCCCATACAACAAGGATACTGGAATGAGGATGGATATACGAGCCAGGAGCACCTCTATGACGATTTCGAAACTCTTCTTGACAAGGCCCTACGTCAAGAGTTGGGCCTGAAGACAAATAGCGAGTGGCAACAGTACAGCTGTGTCTTTGTTATCCCCGATCTTTACGACAAAAAGTATGTGGAGCAGGTCTTGCGGTCCTGCATGACCTGGTTCGAGTTTAGCAGAGTATGCTTTATCCAGGAAAGCATGGCGGCCACCTTTGGAGCTGGGTACACCCAGGCCTGCGTCGTCGATGTCGGTGCCCAAAAGACTGCGGTGACGTGTGTCGAAGACGGGCTGTGTATAGACGACTCGAGAATCAACCTCAAGTACGGAGGATATGACATTACGGAAACGTTTATCAAGATGATGCTCTATGACAACTTTCCCTATCAGGAAATCAACTTGCGGAGAAGATATGATTTCCTGTTGGCCGAAGAACTCAAGGCGAAGCACTGTACTATGTCACAGGCAAACATTTCGGTGCAGCTTTTCAACTTCCACGTACGAGCACCTAACCAGCCTACGCGGAAATATGCGTTCAAGACGTACGACGAAGTGATTCTAGCGGCCATGGGAGTTTTTGAGCCATCAATCTTTGACAACAGCACCAAGCTCAGGGGCCGAAGAAAACTAGTCGAGCGTTCCTACAACGCCTATGATGTGGATATTCCCGACGACCCGTCCTCTGCAGCACAGCTTGCAATTCTGGCACTG TCACAGCCTGAAGTGTCAACGCCAAGCAAAGAGAAACCGTCCTTCAACTTCCTTTCCACCAAAGCCGAGACAGCAACGGGAACCCCCATGGCGTCACATGCTGGGTCGCCAGCGCCTGAGGGTGCCAACACTCCGGTTCCACCTCCCTATGTTTTTGGAGCCAACAAGGATGGTGTCAATGGTGACAGCCCTGCTCCAGGTAGCATCCGGGCGGCCGGCACACCAGTTCCGGGACAGTCACAATCCACTCAACCGCCTCCAGGAATGTTTGTGGACGCAGCTGCGCGGGGCTCCAAAGACCTGGCGACTGAAAGAGACGAGGTACTGCCTTTGGCGCCGCTGGACATTGCCATCCTCACAAGTATTCACAACGCCGCTAAGGGCGACGAAAAGAAAGTTCGCGACTTGCTGGGCAGTATCATGgtcatcggcggcggcgccaaGGTCCCACAGTTCACCGTGGTTCTGGAAGAGAGGCTGAAGGCGCTGAAGCCCGACCTCAGCGATAGGATCCTTGTCAGCAGAAGCGCGAGGGATATGGACGAACAGGTTGTAACTTGGAAGGGAGCAAGCGTCTTTGCCAAGCTGTCAACCAACGATTCGTGGATCACGCCGTTTGAGTTTGAAAGGCTGGGCGCCCGTACGCTCCACCACAAGGTGCTCTGGGCTTGGTAG
- a CDS encoding major facilitator superfamily domain-containing protein, translating to MPSSIQRFLPFAASTTPTQAVTYLLGISLFSISFLVFLNSSVSFVITDLIGQKNSVGDVVGTLGFADEIVALVACPAWGLVSDRLGVRWVAVIGYTIVGLSLVVFVQARNVYPQLLLARILFALGASATATMVTAILPSLTDEDEELRNNALERAKAAARHHQSVARLSAAFSVESEATITPEVYSRSLSSEGRPISAGVDPQGRSGKSSVLAGYVGLFTGCGALLALSCFLPLPAKFGEVDGVTPGEAVSYSFYVVGAVALLVAVFVFFGLRNIQGEQGKGWRLLLGLKGRDSDPIAYDYPGRTQDKVIPYLHLMKDSVLLGFTDSRIALGYLGGFVARASTVAISLFVPLYINTFFISNGFCQGSPNDPSPELKKECRQAYVLSSILTGVAQLMGLICAPVFGYLSRQPGRVNYPVVVATIFGIVGYIIFPRLSSPEISDVDGRGGTPFIFLIVTLIGISQIGSIVCSLGSLGKGILAVEIPRNARRQHSIAPDEDESTESEPLIRIATEEEFVSRLRLKGSIAGVYSLCGGAAILILTKLGGLLFDKVSNGTPFYMMAGFNAVLLTATLLVDASQTFSRR from the exons ATGCCGTCCTCCATCCAgcgcttcttgccctttgcGGCCTCGACGACTCCAACCCAGGCTGTGACATACCTGCTGGGcatctcgctcttctccatctcgttcctcgtcttcctcaacaGCTCCGTTTCCTTTGTCATAACCGACCTCATTGGGCAGAAGAACAGCGTGGGCGACGTCGTCGGCACGCTGGGCTTCGCAGACGAGATTGTCGCCCTCGTCGCCTGTCCTGCTTGGGGCCTCGTATCGGATCGCCTGGGCGTGCGATGGGTTGCCGTCATTGGATATACCATTGTAGGGCTGTCGCTGGTGGTGTTTGTGCAGGCCCGGAATGTCTATccccagctgctgctggcgagGATCCTCTTTGCGCTGGGAGCGTCGGCTAC AGCCACAATGGTAACTGCCATACTCCCTTCACTAacagacgaagacgaggagctgCGCAACAATGCCCTCGAGAGGGCCAAAGCTGCCGCGCGGCATCACCAGTCTGTGGCGCGCCTCAGCGCTGCGTTTTCCGTCGAATCTGAGGCTACCATCACGCCCGAGGTGTATTCGCGATCATTGTCTAGCGAGGGGAGACCCATTTCGGCCGGCGTAGATCCCCAGGGACGGTCGGGAAAGTCGTCTGTGCTGGCGGGCTATGTCGGCCTCTTCACTGGCTGCGGCGCGTTGCTGGCGCTGTCgtgcttcttgcccttgcccgCCAAGTTCGGCGAGGTTGACGGCGTGACTCCCGGAGAGGCGGTGTCGTACAGCTTCTATGTTGTCGGCGCTGTTGCGCTGCTTGTTGCCGTCTTCGTTTTCTTTGGCCTCCGCAACATccaaggagaacaaggcaAAGGATGGAGGCTGCTTCTCGGTTTAAAGGGACGAGATAGCGATCCTATCGCATACGATTACCCAGGAAGGACACAAGATAAG GTTATTCCGTATCTTCACCTGATGAAAGACTCGGTGCTTCTTGGATTTACCGACTCACGGATTGCACTGGGTTACCTTGGTGGTTTCGTTGCTCGGGCATCTACCGTCGCCATCTCACTCTTCGTCCCGCTGTACATCAAcaccttcttcatcagcaacGGATTCTGCCAGGGCTCACCAAACGACCCTTCAccagagctgaagaaggagtgTCGCCAAGCATACGTCCTATCCTCCATCCTGACTGGCGTCGCGCAGCTCATGGGCTTGATCTGCGCCCCTGTGTTCGGCTATCTATCTCGCCAACCTGGCAGGGTCAACTACCCTGTCGTCGTGGCCAccatcttcggcatcgtcggctACATCATCTTCCCTCGGCTCTCGAGTCCCGAAATCAGCGACGTCGACGGCAGGGGCGGCACccccttcatcttcctcatcgtgACCCTCATCGGCATCAGCCAAATCGGCTCCATCGTGTGCAGCCTGGGCTCCCTCGGCAAGggcatcctcgccgtcgaGATCCCGCGCAACGCCCGCCGCCAGCACTCCATCGCCCCCGACGAGGACGAGTCCACCGAGTCAGAGCCCCTGATCCGCATCGCTACCGAGGAGGAGTTTGTGTCGCGGCTGCGGCTCAAGGGATCCATTGCGGGCGTGTACTCGCTGTGCGGCGGCGCGGCGATTCTGATCCTTACGAAGCTGGGCGGCCTTTTGTTTGACAAGGTGTCAAATGGCACGCCGTTTTACATGATGGCGGGGTTTAATGCAGTGTTGCTTACCGCAACGCTACTGGTTGATGCGTCGCAGACGTTTTCGAGGCGATGA
- a CDS encoding fungal specific transcription factor domain-containing protein, which yields MSADAVAVAPIAPAPPTQFEFIVGDRPDQLKAGSNPRLRSHLSKRGWQVYLLQNNGASSSGSGSAPVDEAAQQREDRAKRKKRKRQLHTVTWNLPTAEASNNALAQSLMRTNAARAAPQLTIEYQLGGGRVDPFRTYPAPWKPYIPQLVDHYIVHMAVDIPELDEPGERGLLRTRWFRLATTEISTFQVVLLLSAGNFITVKDGKASESGFEMEQLRIDAIQSINIAMGSPHACSDSIIGAVAKMASFESMHGNESHFRLHMDATKRLVNMRGGLHNLGLGGLLRRMLIWIDLNGGHLLNTPRWFPGQTFQGGVEEIVEPNPERFIAV from the exons ATGTCTGCAGACGCAGTAGCTGTTGCTCCCATCGCCCCGGCTCCCCCAACGCAGTTTGAATTTATTGTTGGAGATAGACCAGATCAACTCAAAGCTGGGTCCAACCCAAGGCTACGGTCGCATCTATCCAAACGGGGCTGGCAGGTCTACTTGCTGCAGAACAACGGAGCCTCATCCTCTGGCTCTGGTTCCGCTCCAGttgatgaagcagctcaGCAACGCGAGGACAGGGCTAAGCGAAAGAAGCGCAAGCGACAACTGCACACTGTCACTTGGAACCTTCCGACTGCCGAAGCCTCAAACAATGCGCTGGCCCAATCCTTGATGCGGACCAATGCCGCAAGAGCCGCTCCGCAGCTGACAATCGAGTACCAACTTGGAGGCGGACGGGTTGATCCTTTCAGAACGTATCCTGCACCATGGAAGCCGTATATCCCCCAGTTGGTCGATCACT ACATCGTCCACATGGCCGTTGATATCCctgagcttgatgagcctGGTGAAAGGGGTCTTCTTCGTACCCGCTGGTTCCGTCTCGCGACAACGGAAATATCCACTTTCCAGGTCGTTTTGCTGTTATCCGCGGGTAACTTTATCACGGTCAAGGACGGCAAAGCCTCTGAATCGGGATTTGAAATGGAGCAGCTTAGGATCGATGCTATCCAGTCCATCAACATTGCCATGGGTTCGCCACATGCTTGCAGTGACTCCATCATCGGCGCAGTGGCCAAGATGGCGAGCTTCGAATCCATGCACGGCAATGAGTCGCATTTTAGACTCCACATGGATGCTACCAAGAGGTTGGTCAACATGAGAGGCGGCTTGCACAACCTAGGTCTGGGAGGACTTTTGCGACGAATGCTCATTTGGATCGACTTGAACGGCGGGCATTTGTTGAATACGCCTCGATGGTTCCCAGGACAAACTTTCCAGGGGGGCgtggaggagattgtggaACCTAATCCAGAGCGTTTCATTGCTGTTTAA
- a CDS encoding transcription factor subunit med10 of mediator complex domain-containing protein, whose protein sequence is MAPVDRIDHDAIEQQLKDVIQDFYRIMVQVSTYDSMGRSSKEVLSNEIKNLSDSLQNVHTAASPPNHLPSVPPELLEYVENGRNPDIYTREFVELVRRGNQLMRGKVNAFASFRDVLAEQMASAMPELRDDVARVLEATGGNPAIAATGGAAAAGLGANNSNSSLPARPAPTGQTGSQ, encoded by the exons ATGGCGCCCGTCGATAGGATAGACCACGATGCCATTGAGC AACAGCTCAAGGACGTCATCCAAGACTTCTACCGCATCATGGTCCAAGTCTCAACATACGACTCCATGGGCCGCTCAAGCAAAGAAGTCCTCTCCAATGAAAT CAAAAACCTCTCCGACTCCCTCCAAAACGTCCacaccgccgcctcccctCCAAACCACCTCCCCTCCGTACCCCCCGAACTCCTCGAGTACGTCGAAAACGGCCGCAACCCGGACATTTACACCCGCGAGTTCGTCGAGCTCGTCCGCCGCGGCAACCAGCTCATGCGCGGTAAAGTCAACGCCTTCGCCTCGTTCCGCGACGTCCTCGCTGAGCAGATGGCCTCGGCCATGCCCGAGCTGCGCGACGACGTGGCCCGCGTGCTCGAGGCCACGGGCGGGAACCCGGCCATTGCTGCAACCGGTggcgcggcggcggctgggctgggcgCGAATAATTCGAATAGTAGCCTTCCGGCGAGACCTGCGCCGACGGGGCAGACGGGTAGTCAGTag